The genomic region TCGGATTGGGGGCCGGCCCTTTGTCACATGGAGGTGGGGGAAGCCATTTTCGGTTTACAATCAGCGGACAACAGATGCCGATTCCAGGCAGGAAAGGAGGGCAAACGGCGTCCTCAGATATACGTAACTACTTACAACATGCCAGAATTCTGAGTTAATTTTAAAGAACATCAGCTGTGTAATGCCTTTTAATGTAAGCATCACATTGTCAAAAAACAGAAATATTGAAATGTTACTGAAAAGTTAATGTGACAATATATACCTTGTAATTGGTGAAATTATTTGCTTCAAGCATCTCAATGCCGTATCTATATGTGGTAGATCTGCAACTGTGGTCAAATAAAAATCAGAACAGAAAACTAATCTGACACATTTTGATCTTTGGCGGACTAACGGTGTCCTGCTGAGATGAAGCCTCGGGACCCAGCCAGTGCCCACATGTGTGGGCGTCACCCGGTGCTGATtgcaggtcagaggtcagcctGCATAAAGCCCGGACAATGGAGGGTAGCGGGGTTTCCATAAAAGAGGCGGCGTCCTGACGCACAGCCCAGCCTTTGTTTCCATGGAACCTGTTGCTTCTGTACATATGGCCAGGGAATACTGTATCTCAAAAGGCTCCATCCCCATTGTTTCTGCACAACAATAAGGGAGAATTCCAGCCCAGTCTATCTTAGTTTCTGTTTTAGTTCTGCTCATGTAAACTAAAGGCAGTTGTATGTTTGCGTAGATGTGTATTTCACTGCTTCAGGGTTCTCTCTTTAGATTCAAAGCTTTAAGCGCTACACCCTGATCAGCCATAGCATTAAAACCACCCACTTAATATTGTGTAGGTTCCCTTCGTGCCACTAAAACAGCTAAAAAGACCTCTGAAGGCGTCCTGTGGGTCAGACCTGTTTCTCTACCgcatcccacagatgcttgatcgaattgagatctggggaatttggaggtCAAGTCAACAGCTTGAAACATTTTTCCATGTTCCTCAAATCATCGCTGAGCTATTTGCAGCGTGCCAAGGCGCATTTTCCTGCTGAAAGAGACCACTGATGCCGGGGAATATTgttgccatgaaggggtgtatTTGGTCTGCAGAATTGCTTAGGTAGGTGGTATGTGTTAAAATAACATCCACTTGAATGGCAGGACCCAAGGCTTCCCAGCATCGTACTGCCTCCATTGGCTCTCCTTCCCAaagtgcatcctggtgccatctcttccTCAGATTAACGACACACAAACACCCAGCCGTCCACATGACGtagcagaaaaaaaatgtggctcatcagaccaggccaccttcttccgTTGCTTCATGGTTGagttttgatgctcacatacccACTATAAGCACTATGATGGTGGCTAGGGGTCACAGTGGGCACTCTGACTGGTCTGTGCCCCACACACAGCGAGCTGCGAATCACTGTGTGGTCTGACACCTTATTATCATATCTAGCATTAACTTTTTGAACAATTATggctacagtagctctcctgtgggatcagACCAGAAAAGTTAGCCTTCACTCCCCACACCTACGTTTGGACAGTTGGTGACCACTGCTTCAAATATTCGTTTTGACAACAAAttagttgtgtttttttcctcccatAGAATGTCTTCTATTCATAATCACGAATGTGACACCTGGTGGCAGCAGTGCAAACTAGCGACTGCTGCTGAAACAGTTTGAAATTCAAAATCATCTTTATTAAGACTCGCATATATCTGGCTTACAATCACCAAACATACAATACAGAATAATAAATATATCATAGTtcatatatgtttttttaaatatatttataatgtgggcctatatttatcattttattaaaCATGGAATTACGATATATAGAAAACTGATATCACATAtttgaaaaatacaaaaaataaatgtaaaaaacaatgaGCTTTTAGTTGATCTGCTACTGACAGATTTACTGGATTGTAAATTCTCTAGTATATTGGAGCCGGTTTTTGTGCCGGAAATGGATAACCGGATATGACGCAACGAGACGAAACGTCCGCCGACAGATTGCAGTTTCCCGCAAGGTCGACCGTGAGCAAGGTGTTGGGACACAGTCGTATTAGTGTAGTTGTTCAGAAGTTAATAAACACAgagttacttttattttacattaaaaatgCCTAGAGGAAGCAGAAGCCGGACATCTAGAGTGGCTCCTCCGGCCAGGTTAGGAAATTTTAAAAAGCCTTATCTGTGCTACTACGGCCTTCCTGGTTTATCCGCGTTATGCTCCGTATAGGAAATTACATACTGTACGTGTTTCGCGGCTGTAGATGACTGTACATGTAAGCAATTTCATGTTTCTTGAAAATGTGATAGACTCGGGAGTTTTTGATAGTGAAATGACGGACACCTGTGAATTGCCAGAAATGTTCTATTAATGAAAGAAcaatttattgttattattagtagAAGTAGTAATAGCAGTATTCATTAATGCTCGTAGGTGGTAAACACATCTAGAATGTCCCGGCAGTGGCGCACTGACATCTTGTATCAGTGATTTGATAAGTATAGTAtagattcatccatcttccaactgtttATCCTGGACAAGGTCGAAGGGCAGTACAGAACCACACCATTTACATTCCGTCATGAGTCAAAGCGTAGAAATTTGCCATAATATCCTGTGACTCCTGTTCTGGACTGGCTGCTAACTTACAGTCATGCTTTAATGTTTTCATAACAGCCGGGGACCACCTTCGCCTCCTCCCATGGCCAGGGCGGCTCCACCTCCCTCCTCAGTTCCTGCCCATCCGCCTCCATCTGCTGTGGCAGCTCCGGCCACTGCACCCAGGCAGCCAGGAATGTTTGCACAAATGGCGTCTACGGCAGCGGGTGTTGCTGTGGGCTCTGCAGTGGGGCATACCATAGGACACGCTATGACTGGGGGCTTCGGGGGGGGCGGCGGGAGCTCCGAGGCGGCTAGACCTGACGTCACCTACCAGGTAACTCTTTTGCTGCCTGTCAGTACTGGAAGAGACTGTCACTAGCCCGTAGTATACTTACTTCCTGTATCCCCTTCCTTAGGAGCCCTACCAGACCCAGCCCCAGCCCCTGTACCAGCAGGCTCCCCAGCAAGGCCCATGTGCGTATGAGCTAAGACAGTTTCTCGAGTGTGCCCAGAGCCAGAGCGACCTCAAGCTGTGCGAGGGCTTC from Brienomyrus brachyistius isolate T26 chromosome 17, BBRACH_0.4, whole genome shotgun sequence harbors:
- the chchd2 gene encoding coiled-coil-helix-coiled-coil-helix domain-containing protein 2; protein product: MPRGSRSRTSRVAPPASRGPPSPPPMARAAPPPSSVPAHPPPSAVAAPATAPRQPGMFAQMASTAAGVAVGSAVGHTIGHAMTGGFGGGGGSSEAARPDVTYQEPYQTQPQPLYQQAPQQGPCAYELRQFLECAQSQSDLKLCEGFSEVLKQCKFSNGFS